From the Sanguibacter sp. HDW7 genome, the window CAGCGGCGCGACTGATGCCGGGCCCGGTCCGGACAGTCCGTCGCCGGGCCCTGCAGCTGCGCGTCCTCCAGGGGCGCTCGCGCGTGCGCCGCGCGTTCCTTCCCGTTCTGCAGGCTGCCGTCGCGGCGAGCGCCGCGTTCGCGTTCGCGTTCTACGTCCTCGGGCACGAGATGCCGTTCTTCGCGCCCATCTCCGCGTGGGTGTGCCTCGGGTTCTCCGCCGACCGTGAGCTGCGGCGCGTCGCCGAGCTCGGCGTGGGCGTCGCGCTCGGCGTCGGGTTCGGGGACCTCGTCGCGCACGGGATCGGCTCGGGCTGGTGGCAGATCGGGCTCACCCTGCTCGCGGCGGCGCTCCTCGCACGCTTCCTCGACCGCGGGCAGATGCTCACGACGCAGGCCGGCGTCCAGGCGATCGTCATCATCGGCATGCCGCAGATCCAGTCGGGGCCCGTCGGGCGCTGGACGGACGCGGCCGTAGGCGCCATCGCCGCGCTGCTCGTCGCCACCCTGACGCCCGGCGACCCGCGCCGGCACGCGCGCGCCCTCGGGGCCGAGGCGACGACGGCGCTCGCCGAGATGCTGCGCGAGCTCGCCGCAGGGCTGCGCACGCACGACGTCGATCGCGTCCGTGCGGCCCTCG encodes:
- a CDS encoding aromatic acid exporter family protein, whose protein sequence is MPGPVRTVRRRALQLRVLQGRSRVRRAFLPVLQAAVAASAAFAFAFYVLGHEMPFFAPISAWVCLGFSADRELRRVAELGVGVALGVGFGDLVAHGIGSGWWQIGLTLLAAALLARFLDRGQMLTTQAGVQAIVIIGMPQIQSGPVGRWTDAAVGAIAALLVATLTPGDPRRHARALGAEATTALAEMLRELAAGLRTHDVDRVRAALDRGRGTQGLLEDWAASAQAGLHNTRLDAASRRYREDFQVLVRQAEMLDRAVRSVRVLARRAISVPVDAELDGAGELIGRSARATQVLAAVIGAGSDPTPARNALRDAASLADPGALGEAGWQVQSLVMLMRSPLVDLLEAAGEPPEAARDALPTL